A stretch of the Thalassotalea euphylliae genome encodes the following:
- a CDS encoding DUF2306 domain-containing protein: MDNFINEPLGAIHTFAAAVALVTGAVVLASTKGNARHKTLGYTYIVSMLLVNVTAIPITNMSGNIGLFHLFILLSLPTTLLAIYYPLSARFSSKLSSSNKDNWLMQHFAFTYWSYVGLIAAFIAEVMVRLPSIMLAADRRAAKDIALATNNSVIWAFAIMGVVMFVAELLFRVWHKRLTVA; the protein is encoded by the coding sequence ATGGACAATTTTATCAATGAACCGCTTGGGGCAATTCATACATTCGCTGCGGCTGTCGCACTCGTTACTGGTGCGGTAGTACTTGCCTCAACAAAAGGTAATGCTCGGCATAAAACATTAGGTTATACGTATATCGTTAGTATGCTTTTGGTTAATGTCACCGCGATACCAATCACCAATATGTCGGGCAATATTGGTTTGTTTCACCTGTTTATACTGCTCAGCTTGCCAACCACACTACTAGCTATTTATTACCCCTTGTCGGCTCGCTTCTCTAGCAAGTTGTCTAGTAGCAATAAAGATAATTGGCTGATGCAACACTTTGCATTCACGTACTGGAGCTACGTTGGTTTAATCGCCGCTTTTATCGCTGAAGTGATGGTAAGGTTGCCAAGTATTATGCTGGCCGCTGACCGACGAGCTGCTAAGGACATTGCTCTCGCCACAAACAACAGTGTCATTTGGGCATTTGCCATTATGGGCGTTGTGATGTTTGTTGCAGAACTACTGTTTCGCGTATGGCATAAACGGCTCACAGTTGCCTAA
- a CDS encoding M20/M25/M40 family metallo-hydrolase, translating into MLSGALLAVASMPLVASESPITPAQKETAQQLMATALKSELGFSIVESLTTEIGPRLGGSEAEKRARDWGANLGKELGFDKIAIEEFTMPFWDRGHLHVALTSPYNQELYGSALGGAAPSEKEINAPIVYFRDIHALTAVKDGSLKGKVAFVDGEPMVKSQTGAGYGPSNQKRRIGWQHAERGGASALVIRSVGSDSHRFPHTGMMSKNGDKWANIPVIAISNPDADHLRRLHNLNKPLAISLHSGSDWKGEVTSGNVVLDIIGSEKPEEIVLIGGHLDSWDLGTGAVDDGAGVAITTAAAKLIANLPKRPKRTIRVVMFGAEEVGLLGAFAYAKKHEANLHNHVLATESDFGARNIWRLVSNVNPEATKLVDEIAKIIAPLGIVRGGSDVKGGGPDIIPLDNKGVPTIRLSQEGTDYFDLHHTPDDTLDKINPDELAQNVAAYAATIYLFADTDVDLKAKR; encoded by the coding sequence GAATCATTAACAACGGAAATTGGCCCGCGCCTAGGTGGTTCTGAAGCTGAAAAGCGTGCGCGTGACTGGGGTGCTAACTTAGGTAAAGAATTAGGTTTTGATAAAATTGCGATTGAAGAGTTTACCATGCCGTTTTGGGATCGTGGTCATTTACACGTCGCGTTAACTTCGCCATACAACCAAGAGTTATACGGTTCTGCACTTGGTGGTGCCGCGCCAAGTGAAAAAGAAATTAATGCGCCAATTGTTTACTTTAGAGATATTCACGCATTAACTGCTGTGAAAGATGGCAGCTTGAAAGGTAAAGTCGCCTTTGTTGATGGCGAACCTATGGTGAAAAGCCAAACTGGTGCTGGTTACGGCCCATCTAACCAAAAGCGTCGAATTGGCTGGCAACATGCTGAGCGCGGCGGTGCTAGCGCATTAGTGATTCGCTCTGTTGGCTCTGATTCTCATCGTTTCCCGCATACCGGCATGATGAGCAAAAATGGCGATAAATGGGCGAATATCCCAGTGATTGCGATTTCTAATCCTGATGCCGATCACTTACGCCGTTTACACAACCTAAACAAGCCATTAGCGATTTCACTTCATTCTGGCTCTGATTGGAAAGGCGAAGTCACCAGCGGTAACGTTGTTCTAGATATTATTGGTAGTGAAAAGCCTGAGGAAATTGTGTTAATTGGCGGTCACTTAGATAGCTGGGATTTAGGTACAGGTGCCGTTGACGATGGTGCTGGCGTGGCGATCACTACTGCCGCAGCTAAATTAATTGCCAACTTACCTAAGCGCCCGAAACGTACTATTCGTGTGGTCATGTTTGGTGCTGAAGAAGTGGGCTTATTAGGCGCATTTGCTTACGCGAAAAAGCACGAAGCAAACCTACACAATCACGTATTAGCCACAGAGTCTGACTTTGGTGCGCGCAATATTTGGCGACTTGTTTCTAACGTTAACCCTGAAGCGACCAAGCTAGTTGATGAAATTGCTAAAATTATTGCACCGTTAGGCATTGTTCGCGGCGGTTCAGACGTTAAAGGCGGCGGCCCAGACATTATTCCATTGGATAACAAAGGCGTGCCAACAATTCGCTTGAGCCAAGAAGGCACAGACTACTTTGATTTGCACCATACGCCGGATGATACGTTAGATAAAATTAACCCAGACGAATTAGCACAAAACGTTGCCGCATATGCCGCGACTATTTATCTATTCGCTGATACCGATGTGGATTTAAAAGCGAAACGTTAA